Proteins from a single region of Astatotilapia calliptera unplaced genomic scaffold, fAstCal1.2 U_scaffold_2, whole genome shotgun sequence:
- the LOC113017735 gene encoding NACHT, LRR and PYD domains-containing protein 3-like — MLLEDTIINFVKNELKKIQKVLSPGYPECLERQREEEEEEDQRRSSREAFVKITLDFMRRMKLDELADRLQRNAICPHKLKSALKERFQCVFEGIAKAGNPTLLNQIYTKLYITEGESAEVIDKHEVRQIERVSRKRDRAETSIREEDIFKASPGQLEPIRTVLTKGVTGIGKTVLTQKYILDWAEDKANQDIQFIFPFTFRELNVLKDKKFSLVELVHHFFTETKEAGICSFEEFQVVFIFDGLDECLLPLDFHKTTILTDTREPTSVDVLLINLIRGKLLPSAHLWITTRPAAANQIPPDCVHRVTEVRGFTDPQNEEYFRKRFRDEEQASRILSHVKTSQSLHIMCHIPVFCWMTATVLENVLKTREGGQLPKNLTEMYIHFLVIQAKVKMSAVDKALQSPNGHLDLFLRFLLGLSLQTSQSLLQGLQTQTRTEGSSLNNQETVQYIKKKLSENLSQSSNLIDLGLSNNNLQDSGVEPLSDGLKSPHCKTLRVMGCNLSERSFEALSSVLSSQSSNLGELDLSNSNLTGAKRLCDGLKSPNCKLNTLRLSHCSLSNGNCEALSSVLSSQSCSLKELDLSNSDLKDSQVKLLSVGLMSANFKLETLRSVFNLLH, encoded by the exons atg TTGCTGGAGGACACCATAAttaattttgtgaaaaatgaGCTGAAGAAAATACAGAAGGTTCTGAGTCCAGGTTACCCAGAATGcttagagagacagagggaggaggaggaggaggaggatcagaggaggagcagcagagaggcaTTTGTGAAAATCACCCTGGACTTCATGAGAAGAATGAAGCTTGATGAGCTGGCTGACCGTCTGCAGAGAA ATGCTATTTGTCCTCACAAACTTAAATCTGCACTAAAGGAGaggttccagtgtgtgtttgaggggatcgctaaagcaggaaaccctacccttctgaatcagatctacacaaagctctacatcacagagggagaaTCTGCAGAGGTCATTGATAAACacgaggtcagacagattgaaagaGTATCCAGGAAACGAGACAGAGCAGAAACATCAATCAGagaagaagacatctttaaagcctcacctggacagcttgaaccaatcagaacagtgctgacaaagggagtgacTGGTATTGgaaaaacagtcttaacacagaaatacattctcgactgggctgaagacaaagccaaccaggacatccagttcatatttccattcactttcagagagctgaatgtgctgaaagacaAAAAGTTCAGCCTGGtggaacttgttcatcacttctttactgaaaccaaagaagcaggaatctgcagctttgaagagttccaggttgtgttcatctttgatggtctggatgagtgtctacttcctctggacttccacaaaactacaataTTAACTGACACTAGAGAGCCCACATCCGTGGAcgtgctgctgataaacctcatcagggggaaactgcttccctctgctcacctctggataaccacacgacctgcagcagccaatcagatccctcctgacTGTGTTCACagggtgacagaggtcagagggttcactgacccacagaacgAAGAGTatttcaggaagagattcagagatgaggagcaggccagcagaATCCTTTCTCATGTCAAGACCTCAcaaagcctccacatcatgtgtcacatcccagtcttctgctggatgaCAGCTACAGTTTTAGAGAATGTGCtgaaaaccagagagggaggacagctACCCAAGaacctgactgagatgtacatccactttCTGGTGattcaggccaaagtgaagatG AGTGCTGTGgacaaggccttacagagtccaaaCGGACACCTGGATctgttcctccgcttcctcctgggtctttcactgcagaccagtCAGAGTCTCCTACAAGGtttgcagacacagacacgTACAGAAGGTAGTTCACTGAACAATCAGGAAACCGTCCAgtacatcaagaagaagctcagCGAGAATCT CTCCCAGTCCTCCAATCTCATAGACCTGGGCCTGAGTaacaacaacctgcaggattcaggagtggaGCCTCTGTCTGATGGACTGAAGAGTCCACACTGTAAAACTCTCAG agtgATGGGCTGTAACCTCTCAGAGAGAAGCTTTGAAGCTTTGTCCTCGGTTCTTAGTTCTCAGTCCTCTAATTTgggagagctggacctgagtaactcCAATCTCACAGGAGCAAAGCGTCTTTGTGATGGACTGAAGAGTCCAAACTGTAAACTCAATACTCTTAG ACTGAGTCACTGTAGCCTCTCAAATGGAAATTGTGAAGCTTTGTCCTCAGTTCTCAGCTCCCAGTCCTGCAGTCTgaaagagctggacctgagtaactcTGACCTGAAGGATTCACAAGTGAAGCTTCTGTCTGTTGGATTAATGAGTGCAAACTTTAAACTGGAAACTCTCAGGTCAGTTTTCAACCTTTTGCACTGA